Proteins from one Cicer arietinum cultivar CDC Frontier isolate Library 1 chromosome 3, Cicar.CDCFrontier_v2.0, whole genome shotgun sequence genomic window:
- the LOC140919776 gene encoding uncharacterized protein codes for MVREGIVLGHRISHKGIEVDKAKVEVIEKLPPPTNEKESKPRLLRWIFLLQEFDIEIRDKKGSENTVADHLSRLEKVEEDDNTIPIRDQLVDEHIFTITKAPWFADFSNFKVGEAVPSDFTYKQRKKFIHDVKFYVWDDPFLYKRGMDGLLQRCVPEEEQEKNLWHCHNSDYGGHFSGDRTKAKVLQSGLFWPSLFKYAFNYVKKCD; via the exons atggTAAGAGAGGGAATTGTGTTAGGCCACCGAATCTCCCACAAGGGAATCGAGGTTGACAAGGCcaaagttgaagttattgaaaaacttcCCCCTCCTACCAATGAAAAAG AATCGAAGCCAAGGCTACTCAGGTGGATTTTTTTACTACAAGAGTTCGACATTGAGATCCGAGATAAGAAGGGATCAGAGAACACGGTAGCCGACCACCTATCCCGATTGGAGAAAGTGGAGGAGGATGATAACACTATACCAATACGAGACCAGTTGGTTGATGAACACATCTTCACAATTACCAAGGCACCTTGGTTCGCTGACTTTTCTAATTTCAAAGTAGGTGAGGCAGTTCCATCTGATTTCACATACAAACAACGGAAGAAGTTTATCCATGATGTGAAATTCTATGTTTGGGATGATCCCTTTCTGTACAAAAGAGGAATGGATGGGTTGTTGCAAAGGTGTGTACCTGAGGAGGAGCAAGAAAAAAACTTGTGGCACTGCCACAACTCAGATTATGGGGGTCACTTCAGTGGGGATCGAACTAAAGCAAAAGTTCTCCAATCGGGACTATTCTGGCCTTCATTATTTAAATATGCATTCAACTATGTGAAGAAGTGCGATTGA